Below is a window of Vanessa tameamea isolate UH-Manoa-2023 chromosome 11, ilVanTame1 primary haplotype, whole genome shotgun sequence DNA.
TTTTGTCATTTGTAGACTTCATTTGTAGCAATTCaactatactttaaatttttaacgaaactttttatttatatatagtaaaagaCGTGATGGCCTAGTTCGATTATCTTAACCAAAATCGTGAATACAAAGCCGATCAAACaccttttaatttcaatatacgtAATCTGTGCTCCTTAATCGAATTGATCGCGAGTGAACGTTTAtgtgctataaagttttataaatttcacgcgggTAAAACTGCGGGTTCGGtcagttttatatacattacataaaaatatattctcctCGACGATGTGATTAGTAGTTACGGGTGTAGTAAATCAAATTAATccaaaaaactgtttatttttttttttttaaaaggtacACAGACTGGATGGCTTTTAGATGGTATATGCACACCACCGCTACTAAATACTataactataagaaatattaagtacattacATCTTCAATGCTgtaccaaccttaggaactaagatgtaaatatattttttgtcctcgtaattacactagctcgcCCGCTTACAAGTCGGAATacaactgtaataaatattgttgctTGCCTATTGGcaattattctattataatatatgaatgaaCTGACACTTCTttcgatatataatattgtatatatttataaatatctaacatAAACTATAAATCTAAGTGAGACATACAAATGTTTCCTCTACAAGAGTATATTAtaccttattatataaaaaatcgttagAAGATAGAATGATATTAATACTCACTCAATTCCGGGTTCCCTTTGAATAGGTTATTGATGGTGTAATGAACTCTGTCACCATAATCGAAtgtgtatttgtaattttttataccgAAGTGATCTCGGCCTTCCGCATCCTTAAAGTACATGGTCTTAATGTTCAGTTTTATGACAGAGTTAACTGTAATAAGAAAGGAAATAAGtcgtaaaaactttattatctgCTCCTAATATTCATGATATTTCTCGTgtgtaaattttattctatttttaaatctttgttttgtttttttacataatatgtaatttttaatatcgattCTTTATATTATCATTGTAGCAATTTTTCAGTAAGGCGaaattgctatatatttttaaacgagataacatacaagtatttttttttaattttcataactgTCCCACTTTCCACAAATAttggaattaatttttttgcctTCTTTTTACAATCTTCAGttaacgtttttaaaaataagttagttCTACGtcattagtttatattatacttattacaaatatatgggttgacttttttataataaacattaaaacaaaaatacattagttacctattttaatttttgaatctCCTTCGCCATTAATTGGAAACAATAGAAGTCTTCCAACAGCTGTGTATTTTCCTTTAATagttatgttacattttatctCAAGAACGAAGATATTATTTTCCAGGTAAGCTCTGAAACATGAAAATGCACAATTAAATATCGAACCACATAAGCCCATCGAGATATCATACTTCATCAATCACGTGTGTCTGTAAAAAGATTTTTCCGAatcagtattttaaaaaagtactatTAAAATCGCATAAATTAAACACGCAGATGCATGAAtccgtattattatattaaataataaaaaaaggtgaAAACTACAGAACCTTTTTTTGAACATGCgattgcattaaaatatttaaatatttgattggcATTTTCTGAAATACCAATTAGTCCGTTGTCCTCCTGGCGGTCCAATATCGACGGAGACTAGTCAACTGTGCAGCAGTTATGGGTGCACAAAAGTATGTGCACGGGAACGACATGGGTACGTAATACGGAACACAGTACACTAATTCGACACGGAAAACTATATTATCATTGAGCATAACGTCAGTCATTGGCactttagattttaaataaaaatattcaaattgctATACCAAAAAACACCTGGCTAAGCAATATAAACTATAAGTGCCACCTTACTCCTCACAATCATTTTGACACTACAATTTGATACAATAGAAGATTATACAGGAGCAGGACCAACGGATTTGATTTTCGAAGAACGGGAGTCTAACCACTACCAATTTCCAAGCCCGCCCTGTGATACTAAGAATTTGACAATAAAGCTGATCCTTTTTAACTGATTTCTAAAAATTTTCTTCTAAAGGTTctgaataattatgtttatatatttttttaagtataggCGGACAAAACACAACGTCATATATCGATGGAtggaaaatttgtttatttttcgaatGAGATTTATTCCGACATCGTAAATAtccgtatttaataataatctgatGACGAATTTCGGAGACAGACACCGGAACTCTTTAATTAATACAAGCAAATAAAGCGCGCTTGCTTGaattgggatttttttttttgttaaatatattttatcataagtcagttaaaataaacgaataccaAAATAAGTATGCTTATATTCTCACATGTGATGAAAAAACGATATCGGTGAGATCTCTGTAAcggaataaatcaatttattctttgtttgtgtttatttcaCATCAACGCGCAAGTAACGGTTTCACAACAAAATAGCGccaatatattcgtttttatcaaaatcatgtGAGaacatatctaataaatatacttcatagTTGACTATGTGTATGTAATCTGTTCCAAAAAGATAATGGTCCAAATCCAAGGTTTCTTAGGAAACAGTGAAGGTCTTAGTACTACTTACTACTTTTGTAAGAAACTGATATATCTTCAAATTTTGGTCACGTATgagaaaatagtttaaaatcattttataatgattctgatatgaattaaatatttattaattttatttggttcataacaatttatttgataatgtaTCAACATTAAAAGATGtttgtttgattaaaaatagaatatttgcttatatatacagggttattggtaattcgacgtattcccgttaggaggtgatagggatGACTATTATCAcgtttttcagattttttcaaaataagacaaaattgcaatttcaaaaatttatttaaaaaaaaaagtatcaattaaaatctatttttttcttctgatttataaaaacgattaaacactggatatttttcaatatttaaacaataattatcggtccaaatttaaaaattcgagacggaaaacgatattatttcaatattctttTTTTCCCTAAAATATGCctgaacaaaaaaaacattatgaaacataaaaacattagcaaccgaaataaaatgatcagaaaggacgctggtggaaattcgtattcgaacatgaccgaattcgtactaaaggtcgctctttaaaattcttacaaaattgatttaaaataataaggggTTCAAATTATCGCGAATACTCACCCCTATCAccccctaacgggaatacgtcgaattaccaataaccctgtatatatagtagtatacatacataatatttaacgaaatagtgttctatattacattattaaaaggaacaggtatattttattttatcatttaaaaagtaGTTCAGTAAACCTAACacacataacatattatagtagttttacatttaatataatcgaggcaaatgagaaaaaatatcactcattatattgattataagttattaataacgTATATTGCACATGAgctcaaaatgtttaaaaattgttaattgtaatattaaaataaatatgtgctAAGTTTAATCGAACgactaataaatgtaatatacctCGGAAGTAACATTCCCTTCCTGTTGttacaaatcaataaaatataattataaacaaatatgttggaataaaacaaaaactgtaaTCCTGCTTAGTTtcattcgccggttcttctcgggtctgACGTATTTGTTTCCGTACATGCGGTTCACTTATAACAATCAATAAGCGAGTGTATGTGATGTAATGCTTCTATTGTGAATagatattatgtatttgatttACTATAGACCTGATTACTCTCCGATGCTTATATTCAGATACCATTGGGTGCTTAATTCAAATTTGTGTAATACtatgttcaaattattttttttaaaatattatatgtcctacttttaaaaaaaaacgttcttaattatatttaatatcataaaagaggttaagttttttgtttgtattttaaaaccgTTCGTAAAATTCACTTTTATATAAACCTACACTTACTGGACATTTAGCACCTGACACTTGCGTAGTCCTGTGACCTTCCCATCCAAAAATGTGACTTTCACACCAGGCAGTTGTATTGGTAACTCGTCAATGACGAAGGGGTCCAAGGCGGGTACTCCCAAGAGCGGTAATCCTCTGGCAAAGTCCGGGATCGCATCTTGTGTTGCCTGTATTAAGCAGGTCGACTCGGTATTGTTGCAAGGATGAATAAAATCAGCtgtaaataagataataatcactgaatataattttaatagatttttttttattgatcttGCGTGCCAAACTATTaactcattaaataatattcatgcaCACTGGAGCAAGATTAATAACTGATGGACCAAATCTTTAGATTAATTTAACCATGacttcaatcaaataaaaatattttgattgctgtctaatatatataattatttacacgaaGAATATAATTACTCGTATAAATCATTgccgataataaaaaaaaaatatatgaaaataaagcaCTTGCAAAGCGTCACGAATGTGTCATTGAATGTTACCggcggtagtgtttaatttgactaccgataagtaagtgtaatgcttctatattgaatcaAGGAAttcgagtttgagtttgaggtaaatataaaaaaatatatattactatccccataaaagttatattttaaaatgaaagaatgaatattaatttatttcattaaataataagtaaaatataaaacattaaaagcaagaattataattaagaaatgaTTTAAGTGGTACTTTAATCGAGATCAGCTTTAACGGTGCAAATAACAGTTACAACATAAGtcatttgtttcaaatattacaaattaatcgGCTACAATTCCTTATGAAAGCAAGCCCGTCTCAATGatctatatgaatataattgcaAATCGTATACATAGACACAGTAATTATGTCATGCAACAAAGACGAGAAATCGGATTGTGGCGTTAATGAGGTTAGtgcatgaataaatattattagaaattacgACACAGAAAAAGTTATTaggtaaaaatttatattacgatTTTATAGACATATTTAAAGCAAGTGCAGATTTCATTTTCAGTATTAAAGTTCAAGGTCTAGATGTTCCAAACGCAGTAGTAATGGTCCAAGTATTAGCCAAATTAGCCTTAAGGTTAAGGAAGATTTAGATTATTTCGATGTGCTAAGTAAGGTATGGTATTTTACTTGTGTTGATTATACGTGA
It encodes the following:
- the LOC113402598 gene encoding circadian clock-controlled protein daywake-like; translation: MCERHLAVFTVVAVTLAFVSCSSARLAPDFIHPCNNTESTCLIQATQDAIPDFARGLPLLGVPALDPFVIDELPIQLPGVKVTFLDGKVTGLRKCQVLNVQAYLENNIFVLEIKCNITIKGKYTAVGRLLLFPINGEGDSKIKIVNSVIKLNIKTMYFKDAEGRDHFGIKNYKYTFDYGDRVHYTINNLFKGNPELSNTVLQFLNENWRVVTEEFGQPVVDYAMNVTIETAKKFFSAVPYDELLHVPIPKY